A region from the Rosa rugosa chromosome 6, drRosRugo1.1, whole genome shotgun sequence genome encodes:
- the LOC133715785 gene encoding glycosylinositol phosphorylceramide mannosyl transferase 1, whose protein sequence is MRGGWMNRRGVQRFRQALISTVGSVKIKLVLGFCIGFTLIALAGRASEFMGWTSHTASLERFSGSRKGYAIVMNTWKRYDLLKQSISHYSRCPRLDSIHIVWSEPSPPSDSLKKFLNHIIELNTRDGRQVKLKFDINKEDSLNNRFKEIPDLETDAVFSIDDDVIFPCSSVEFAFDVWQSASDTMVGFVPRMHWVDPTNGHMDHYIYGGWWSVWWTGTYSMVLSKAAFFHKKYLRLYTNEMPASIKDFITKNRNCEDIAMSFLVANVTGAPPIWVKGKIFEIGSTGISSMGGHTEKRTHCVDRFAAEFGRMPLVPTSVKAVDSRNIWFW, encoded by the exons ATGAGGGGGGGCTGGATGAACCGGCGAGGGGTTCAGAGGTTCCGGCAGGCGCTGATCTCGACCGTCGGATCGGTGAAGATTAAGCTCGTGCTCGGATTCTGCATCGGCTTTACTCTCATCGCTCTCGCCGGCCGCGCTTCGGAGTTTATGGGATGGACGAGTCACACTGCTTCGCTGGAACGGTTCTCCGGTTCGAG GAAAGGATATGCTATTGTAATGAACACATGGAAGAGATATGATCTTTTGAAGCAGTCTATTTCTCACTATTCCAGATGTCCACGGCTTGATTCGATACATATTGTGTGGAGTGAGCCAAGTCCTCCATCAGATTCTCTGAAAAAATTTCTAAACCACATTATAGAGTTGAACACTAGAGATGGACGACAAGTTAAATTGAAATTCGATATCAATAAGGAAGACAGTTTGAACAACAGATTTAAAGAAATTCCAGATTTGGAAACGGATGCTGTCTTCTCTATTGATGATGATGTCATATTCCCTTGCTCTTCTGTAGAATTTGCTTTTGATGTTTGGCAAAGTGCATCAGATACTATGGTTGGCTTTGTGCCTCGTATGCACTGGGTTGATCCCACG AATGGTCATATGGATCATTACATATATGGTGGATGGTGGTCGGTTTGGTGGACTGGTACATACAGTATGGTACTCTCTAAGGCAGCCTTCTTCCACAAAAAGTACCTAAGACTCTACACAAATGAAATGCCAGCATCAATCAAAGACTTTATAACCAAGAACAG GAACTGTGAAGACATTGCAATGTCTTTTCTTGTAGCAAATGTGACTGGTGCTCCCCCTATATGGGTTAAAG GTAAGATATTTGAGATTGGATCAACCGGAATCAGTAGCATGGGAGGACATACTGAAAAAAGAACCCACTGCGTTGATAGATTCGCCGCTGAGTTTGGGCGAATGCCATTGGTACCGACTTCTGTGAAAGCTGTCGACAGTCGCAACATCTGGTTTTGGTGA